From the genome of Streptomyces sp. NBC_01341, one region includes:
- a CDS encoding ABC transporter ATP-binding protein, which produces MTTDTQRPRQGSDILRTALGRNLGAMTWGTVLMGLYQAGETAFPIALGLIVEHTLQNRSPGSLGLSIAALAVIITTVSLSWRFGMRVLQKANTTEAHRWRVRVAACGLQPVARDVDLKSGEVLTIATEDADQTADIIEVVPLLISSLVAVVVAAVALGLADLRLGLLVIAGTVAILSVLSVMSGRIGSSTREQQARVARAGAKVADLITGLRPLHGFGGNHAAFLSYRKVSTEARRQAVTVARVNGVYAGTALALNAVLAAAVTLTAGWLAFEGRITIGELVMAVGLAQFIMEPLKMFSEMPKYVMMARASAERMALVLTAPPVTTPGPERPATGGDLEIDDVTHGCLGGLRFRVRAGEFVAVTAYRPRAAADLASVLAMNTPPHAYEGAVRLGGQDLSGLSVEAVREHMLVNPYDGEIFAGTLRTNIDPSGTSATVAEAVEASMLTDVVALHREGLDHGVRDRGANLSGGQRQRLSLARALAADAEVLVLHDPTTAVDAVTEQLISRNIAKLRRGRTTVVLTSSPALLDAADRVLVLDDGVITAEDTHRNLLATDEAYCLAVAR; this is translated from the coding sequence ATGACAACTGACACGCAGCGGCCCCGCCAGGGGTCCGACATCCTCAGGACGGCCCTGGGCCGCAACCTCGGCGCCATGACCTGGGGCACCGTGCTCATGGGTCTGTACCAGGCCGGTGAGACCGCCTTCCCCATCGCCCTCGGCCTGATCGTCGAACACACCTTGCAGAACCGGAGCCCCGGTTCGCTCGGCCTCTCGATCGCCGCCCTGGCCGTGATCATCACGACCGTGTCGCTGTCGTGGCGCTTCGGGATGCGCGTCCTGCAGAAGGCCAACACGACCGAGGCACATCGCTGGCGGGTGCGGGTCGCGGCCTGCGGCCTCCAGCCGGTGGCCCGTGACGTCGACCTGAAGTCCGGCGAGGTGCTGACCATCGCCACCGAGGACGCCGACCAGACCGCGGACATCATCGAGGTGGTACCGCTGCTGATCAGCTCGCTGGTCGCGGTGGTGGTCGCCGCGGTCGCGCTCGGCCTGGCCGACCTGCGGCTCGGCCTCCTGGTGATCGCGGGGACCGTGGCGATCCTCTCGGTCCTGAGCGTGATGTCCGGGCGGATCGGCTCCAGCACCCGGGAGCAGCAGGCCCGGGTGGCGCGGGCGGGAGCCAAGGTCGCCGACCTGATCACCGGCCTGCGCCCGCTGCACGGATTCGGCGGCAACCACGCGGCGTTCCTCTCCTACCGGAAGGTCAGTACCGAGGCACGGCGCCAGGCGGTCACCGTCGCCAGGGTGAACGGCGTGTACGCCGGCACCGCCCTGGCCCTCAACGCGGTCCTCGCCGCCGCGGTGACCCTGACGGCCGGCTGGCTCGCCTTCGAGGGCCGCATCACCATCGGCGAGCTCGTGATGGCCGTGGGACTGGCGCAGTTCATCATGGAACCGCTCAAGATGTTCTCGGAGATGCCCAAGTACGTCATGATGGCGCGCGCCTCCGCCGAGCGGATGGCTCTGGTCCTCACCGCACCTCCGGTGACCACCCCGGGGCCCGAACGCCCCGCCACCGGGGGGGACCTCGAGATCGACGACGTCACCCACGGGTGTCTGGGCGGGCTGAGGTTCCGGGTGCGCGCGGGGGAGTTCGTGGCGGTCACCGCCTACCGGCCCCGCGCGGCCGCCGACCTCGCGTCCGTGCTGGCCATGAACACCCCGCCCCACGCGTACGAGGGAGCGGTGCGGCTCGGCGGGCAGGACCTCTCGGGCCTGTCGGTCGAGGCGGTCCGGGAGCACATGCTCGTGAACCCCTACGACGGTGAGATCTTCGCGGGCACCCTCCGCACGAACATCGACCCGTCCGGCACCAGCGCGACGGTCGCGGAGGCTGTCGAGGCGTCCATGCTGACCGATGTCGTCGCCCTCCACAGGGAGGGGCTCGACCACGGTGTACGCGACCGCGGGGCCAACCTCTCAGGAGGGCAGCGGCAGCGGCTGTCCCTGGCCCGGGCCCTCGCCGCGGACGCCGAGGTCCTGGTGCTCCACGACCCGACGACCGCGGTGGACGCGGTCACCGAACAGCTCATCTCCCGGAACATCGCGAAGCTGCGCCGGGGCCGGACGACCGTCGTGCTCACGAGCAGCCCGGCGCTCCTGGACGCGGCCGACCGTGTCCTCGTCCTGGACGACGGCGTGATCACCGCCGAGGACACCCACCGCAACCTCCTGGCCACCGACGAGGCCTACTGCCTCGCCGTGGCGCGCTGA
- a CDS encoding prolyl oligopeptidase family serine peptidase produces the protein MQRVTDQDPYLWLEDVEGEAALAWVARRNAETEAALAVGDGFAALRTRLRDVLDASDRIPYTTRRGAHLYNFWRDATRVRGVWRRTTLEQYRKDAPEWEVLLDLDALASAEGEKWVWAGARVRDPGHDRALLSLSRDGGDAVVVREFDLGSLEFVEDGFRVAEAKTRIGWIDADTVFVGTDTGPGSLTDSGYPRTVRRWRRGTPLDEAPVVFEGDAGDVSAGGWHDSTPGFERDFVVRTLDFHRGELHLLGADGTPERIDVPDDAAAYAHRGYLVVTLKSAWLGRPAGSLLVFDFDAFRAGDRTAQVLFTPDERTALAGHSWTRHHLILTTMRDVSTHIEVLTPASDGAWARSPLAEVPALSDATVVDTDPDVSDEFFLDVSGFLQPSTLYHGETGGGMEILKQAPARFDAAGLRVAQHFAVSEDGTRVPYFVIGPADGGPGPTLLYGYGGFEVSLTPYYGAVTGRGWLEYGGTYVIANIRGGGEYGPTWHRAALGADRHRAFEDFAAVAADLVARGITTPAMLGAEGGSNGGLLMGAMITRYPELFGAVVADVPLLDMLRFHKLLAGASWIAEYGDPDDEADRVHLRETSPYHRLAAGLPCPPVLLKTSTRDDRVHPGHARKTAARMRELGLPVLFHENVGGGHAGASDNEQAAHNHALVHTFLRQHLAPGDPPAAP, from the coding sequence ATGCAGCGTGTGACTGATCAGGACCCGTATCTGTGGCTGGAAGACGTCGAGGGGGAGGCCGCTCTCGCGTGGGTGGCCCGGCGGAACGCGGAGACCGAGGCGGCGCTGGCCGTCGGCGACGGCTTCGCCGCGCTGAGAACACGCCTGCGGGACGTGCTGGACGCGTCGGACCGCATCCCGTACACCACCCGGCGGGGCGCGCACCTCTACAACTTCTGGCGGGACGCCACGCGGGTGCGCGGCGTGTGGCGGCGTACGACGCTGGAGCAGTACCGCAAGGACGCGCCCGAGTGGGAGGTCCTCCTCGACCTCGACGCGCTCGCGTCGGCCGAGGGCGAGAAGTGGGTGTGGGCGGGCGCACGCGTCCGCGATCCCGGCCACGACCGCGCGCTGCTGAGCCTGTCGCGCGACGGCGGCGACGCGGTCGTGGTGCGCGAGTTCGACCTCGGCAGCCTGGAGTTCGTCGAGGACGGCTTCCGGGTGGCGGAGGCGAAGACGCGGATCGGCTGGATCGACGCCGACACCGTCTTCGTCGGTACGGACACCGGGCCGGGTTCGCTGACCGACTCCGGTTATCCGCGCACGGTGCGCAGGTGGCGGCGCGGGACGCCGCTGGACGAGGCCCCCGTGGTCTTCGAGGGGGACGCGGGTGACGTCTCGGCCGGCGGCTGGCACGACAGCACCCCCGGCTTCGAGCGGGACTTCGTCGTGCGGACGCTGGACTTCCACCGCGGTGAGCTTCACCTGCTGGGCGCGGACGGCACACCGGAGCGGATCGACGTTCCCGACGACGCCGCCGCGTACGCCCATCGCGGGTATCTCGTCGTCACGCTGAAGTCCGCCTGGCTCGGCCGGCCGGCGGGCTCGCTGCTGGTGTTCGACTTCGACGCGTTCCGGGCGGGCGACCGTACCGCGCAGGTGCTGTTCACCCCGGACGAGCGCACGGCCCTGGCCGGCCACTCATGGACCCGTCACCATCTGATCCTGACGACGATGCGCGACGTGAGCACTCACATCGAGGTGCTCACCCCGGCCTCCGACGGCGCGTGGGCCCGCAGTCCGCTGGCCGAGGTGCCGGCTCTGTCCGACGCGACCGTCGTGGACACGGACCCCGACGTGTCGGACGAGTTCTTCCTCGACGTGTCCGGGTTCCTGCAGCCCTCCACGCTCTACCACGGTGAGACCGGGGGCGGGATGGAGATCCTCAAGCAGGCTCCGGCACGCTTCGACGCGGCCGGCCTGCGGGTGGCTCAGCACTTCGCGGTCTCCGAGGACGGCACGCGGGTGCCGTACTTCGTGATCGGCCCCGCCGATGGCGGGCCGGGTCCCACCCTGCTCTACGGCTACGGCGGGTTCGAGGTCTCGCTCACGCCGTACTACGGAGCGGTGACGGGCAGGGGCTGGCTGGAGTACGGCGGTACGTACGTGATCGCGAACATCCGGGGCGGCGGGGAGTACGGCCCGACGTGGCACCGGGCCGCGCTCGGCGCGGACCGGCACCGGGCGTTCGAGGACTTCGCCGCGGTCGCCGCCGACCTCGTCGCCCGTGGCATCACCACGCCCGCCATGCTCGGGGCCGAGGGCGGCAGCAACGGCGGACTGCTCATGGGCGCGATGATCACCCGCTACCCGGAGCTGTTCGGGGCCGTCGTCGCGGACGTCCCGCTGCTGGACATGCTGCGCTTCCACAAGCTCCTGGCGGGCGCGTCCTGGATCGCGGAGTACGGCGATCCCGACGACGAGGCCGATCGCGTCCACCTGCGGGAAACCTCCCCCTATCACCGGCTGGCGGCGGGACTCCCCTGCCCGCCGGTCCTGCTGAAGACGTCCACCCGCGACGACCGGGTCCACCCCGGGCACGCCCGGAAGACGGCCGCGCGCATGCGCGAACTCGGCCTGCCGGTCCTGTTCCACGAGAACGTCGGCGGCGGCCACGCGGGCGCGTCGGACAACGAACAGGCCGCTCACAACCATGCACTGGTGCACACCTTCCTCCGGCAGCACCTGGCACCGGGGGATCCGCCCGCCGCTCCCTGA
- a CDS encoding hemerythrin domain-containing protein: MSEAHDVVAEILADHRSMEELLRRMRSVEEDRRAALNDFAALLIAHGEAEEAEVYPALKRFRGVDNEEIEHGEEEHHEGNEALLALMEVRDVGSDEWDERLEELAKAITHHLDEEERTILNGARENVPDERRAELAAVFLRDREKHLKTGCGSIDNVRAVVRAH, encoded by the coding sequence GTGTCCGAAGCGCATGACGTGGTAGCCGAGATTCTTGCGGACCATCGCAGCATGGAGGAGCTGCTGCGGCGGATGAGGAGTGTCGAGGAGGACCGGCGGGCGGCTCTGAACGACTTCGCCGCGCTCCTGATCGCCCATGGCGAGGCGGAGGAGGCCGAGGTGTACCCCGCGCTCAAACGGTTCCGCGGCGTGGACAACGAGGAGATCGAGCACGGGGAGGAGGAACACCACGAGGGAAACGAGGCGCTCCTCGCCCTGATGGAAGTCCGGGACGTCGGCTCCGACGAGTGGGACGAGAGGCTGGAGGAACTGGCGAAAGCGATCACGCACCACCTCGACGAGGAGGAACGCACGATCCTCAACGGTGCCCGGGAGAACGTGCCGGACGAGCGCCGCGCCGAACTCGCCGCCGTCTTCCTCCGCGACCGGGAGAAGCACCTGAAGACCGGCTGCGGCAGCATCGACAATGTTCGCGCGGTCGTACGGGCCCACTGA
- a CDS encoding MFS transporter, protein MTTAAAAMPNAKRGTIPVFAAATAVTVSNIYFTQPLLEQIARSFHISAAAAGLVATAGQIGYALGIVAIVPLADGAKLRRLSAVLLTVTTLALVAGAFAPSITLLSLAALILSATTVIPQVIMPTAVAMAAKGQAGRVLGAIGTALTLGALVSRSVSGVLAEITGTWRAGFLFSAVATAALLLILPRYMPAKAGQGTGETLGYRRLLRSLPALFPRYPALRISAALGGLVFAAFSGFWAVLAFHLTEQPIGLGAAAVGLFGIAAVPGALAARYSGRMADRWGPTVVNAASLTAVALALALFLIAGDSLVALFIGVNLLGFGTTSGQIANQVRVFTAGPEVRARINTLYMFSVFAGGATGTAVAGALFAAYGWSGAIAGGFGFLGLAVVVLALHAAGTRRKPAGSALADDSVSLPGARARVSSDSASLPDTRSPGDRVRAGVGSEGSSGR, encoded by the coding sequence GTGACCACAGCAGCAGCCGCCATGCCGAACGCAAAGCGCGGAACCATTCCCGTCTTCGCCGCTGCCACCGCCGTGACCGTGTCGAACATCTACTTCACGCAGCCCCTGCTGGAGCAGATCGCCCGTAGCTTTCACATCTCCGCCGCGGCCGCCGGTCTCGTGGCGACCGCCGGCCAGATCGGCTACGCCCTGGGCATCGTGGCGATCGTCCCCCTGGCCGACGGAGCCAAGCTGCGGCGGCTGTCCGCCGTCCTGCTCACGGTGACCACGCTGGCACTCGTCGCCGGAGCGTTCGCGCCCTCGATCACACTGCTGAGCCTTGCGGCCCTGATCCTGTCCGCCACGACCGTGATCCCCCAAGTGATCATGCCCACCGCCGTGGCCATGGCCGCGAAGGGGCAGGCAGGCCGTGTCCTCGGAGCGATCGGAACCGCACTGACGCTGGGTGCGCTGGTCTCCCGCAGCGTCTCCGGCGTCCTCGCCGAGATCACAGGAACATGGCGGGCAGGATTCCTCTTCTCGGCAGTCGCCACAGCGGCCCTGCTCCTGATCCTCCCCCGGTACATGCCCGCCAAGGCCGGACAGGGGACCGGTGAGACCCTGGGCTACCGCCGGCTCCTCAGGTCTCTGCCGGCCCTCTTCCCGCGCTACCCCGCACTGCGCATCTCGGCAGCGCTGGGCGGACTCGTCTTCGCCGCCTTCTCGGGCTTCTGGGCCGTACTGGCCTTCCACCTCACCGAGCAGCCGATAGGACTCGGGGCCGCCGCGGTCGGGCTCTTCGGAATCGCCGCCGTCCCCGGCGCGCTGGCCGCCCGGTACTCGGGCCGGATGGCCGACCGGTGGGGGCCGACGGTCGTCAACGCCGCCTCGCTCACCGCAGTGGCACTGGCCCTCGCCCTGTTCCTGATCGCCGGCGACTCCTTGGTCGCCCTGTTCATCGGCGTCAACCTGCTGGGCTTCGGCACGACGAGTGGCCAGATCGCCAACCAGGTCCGCGTCTTCACCGCCGGGCCCGAGGTCCGCGCCCGGATCAACACCCTGTACATGTTCTCGGTGTTCGCCGGTGGCGCCACCGGGACGGCGGTCGCAGGGGCACTCTTCGCCGCTTACGGCTGGTCAGGGGCGATCGCGGGCGGGTTCGGCTTCCTCGGCCTCGCGGTGGTCGTGCTCGCGCTGCACGCGGCCGGGACCCGGCGCAAGCCGGCCGGATCTGCACTGGCAGACGACTCCGTGTCCCTCCCCGGGGCCCGGGCCCGGGTTTCCAGTGACTCCGCGTCCCTCCCGGACACCCGTTCTCCGGGTGACCGCGTCCGGGCCGGCGTCGGTTCGGAAGGCTCTTCCGGCCGGTAG
- a CDS encoding alpha/beta hydrolase-fold protein has product MSAFAGGAEHTFAKFGLSGTPGSEAFWDGVRAPASVPAEGGGWLTLFLRRGSPASIGFESWSDPVPLHRWAETDCWYAQVRMPARLRVTYQFLTDDEAYADPFNPAGAGGDRSIASTPDVPPQPHWPAVGADDILPLPATRLRWASERLGGRRTVRVHPVGGGGPVVLLLDGDDWLYLHPATTAFESAVADGAMPPVTLVFLPAKDRAAEFGCRPELWQAVRDELLPLVAGSGVPSDPDTLVVAGQSLGGLSAMYAALEFPGLVSRIACQSGSFWWEPGAEKLPDPLAGPLGGAVAARLRESPDLTGLRIAFDAGEHETRMLPHCELVESLAGRAGAAVRVSRSPSEHDRAGWRHALLRDVAWALAR; this is encoded by the coding sequence ATGAGCGCGTTCGCCGGTGGGGCGGAGCACACCTTCGCGAAGTTCGGCCTGTCCGGCACGCCCGGCAGCGAGGCGTTCTGGGACGGGGTGCGGGCGCCGGCCTCCGTCCCCGCCGAGGGCGGCGGCTGGCTGACACTGTTCCTCCGTCGCGGATCTCCGGCGAGCATAGGTTTCGAGAGCTGGTCGGACCCGGTGCCGCTCCACAGGTGGGCGGAGACGGACTGCTGGTACGCGCAGGTGCGCATGCCCGCCAGGCTCCGGGTGACCTATCAGTTCCTCACGGATGACGAGGCGTACGCCGACCCCTTCAATCCGGCCGGCGCGGGAGGCGACCGGTCCATCGCTTCGACCCCGGACGTGCCGCCCCAGCCGCACTGGCCCGCCGTCGGTGCCGACGACATCCTTCCCCTCCCTGCGACACGGCTGCGCTGGGCCTCGGAGCGCCTGGGCGGACGGCGCACCGTACGGGTCCACCCGGTGGGCGGCGGGGGTCCGGTCGTCCTGCTGCTCGACGGGGACGACTGGCTGTATCTGCACCCCGCGACGACCGCGTTCGAATCGGCCGTGGCCGACGGCGCGATGCCGCCTGTCACGCTCGTCTTCCTGCCGGCCAAGGACAGGGCGGCCGAGTTCGGCTGCCGGCCCGAGCTGTGGCAGGCCGTCCGGGACGAACTGCTGCCGCTGGTCGCGGGATCCGGCGTGCCGTCCGACCCGGACACACTGGTGGTCGCCGGGCAGAGCCTGGGCGGGCTGAGCGCGATGTACGCGGCACTGGAGTTCCCCGGCCTGGTGTCGCGGATCGCGTGCCAGTCGGGGTCCTTCTGGTGGGAGCCCGGGGCGGAGAAGCTCCCGGACCCCCTCGCCGGGCCGCTCGGTGGAGCCGTGGCTGCCCGGCTGCGGGAGAGCCCCGACCTGACCGGTCTCCGAATCGCGTTCGACGCGGGGGAACACGAGACGCGGATGCTGCCCCACTGCGAGCTGGTCGAGAGTCTGGCCGGGCGAGCCGGGGCGGCGGTCAGGGTTTCCCGTTCGCCGTCGGAGCACGACCGTGCGGGCTGGCGGCACGCCCTGCTCCGGGACGTGGCCTGGGCACTGGCCCGGTAG
- a CDS encoding MbtH family protein: MSTNPFDDPEGRFLVLVNDEGQHSLWPSFAEVPGGWTTVFGENTREACLDFVEVHWTDLRPRSLAAVTDA; this comes from the coding sequence ATGAGCACCAACCCTTTTGACGACCCCGAAGGCCGTTTCCTGGTCCTGGTGAACGACGAGGGCCAGCACTCGCTCTGGCCGTCCTTCGCCGAGGTGCCGGGCGGGTGGACGACCGTCTTCGGCGAGAACACCCGAGAGGCGTGCCTGGACTTCGTCGAGGTCCACTGGACCGATCTGCGCCCCCGCTCCCTCGCAGCCGTCACGGACGCCTGA
- a CDS encoding 50S ribosomal protein bL37 has product MSSKRRRKKKARRKNGANHGSRPQT; this is encoded by the coding sequence ATGTCCTCGAAGCGACGTCGCAAGAAGAAGGCCCGCCGCAAGAACGGCGCGAACCACGGAAGCCGTCCGCAGACCTGA
- the malX gene encoding maltose/glucose-specific PTS transporter subunit IIBC has translation MQKTKAALWEFLQGLGKTFMLPVALLAFCGIILGIGSSLSSEAVTENLPFLKAEGFHLVFTWMANTGLVAFSFLPVLFAMAIPLGLAREDKGVAAFSGFVGFAAMNLAVNFYLTAKGVDLEDAKVVEYYGIADVLGVQSIDTGLLGAVAVGIVVSLLHQRFRAQRMPDALAFFGGLRFVPIVSALVLSVLGLLIPLVWPTFNGWITAVGRGIGHTGVFGPFFFGMGEVLLRPIGLHHILVAMFRFTDVGGSGTVCGDSVSGALNMFYAHLDCPAPPNTAVTDATHFLSQGKMASYLGGLPGAALAIYHCAKKEMRPEIKALLVSGVVACVVGGITEPLEFLFLFVAPWLYAIHAVLVGLGFLTAALLGVFIGNTDGNVIDWLVFGVLQGTTTKWYLVPVIAAVWFAVYYFLFRWAITRFDLKTPGREDEPEQDSGEDAEPDEPAGSAASAGRPAPVRELIAGKYDAVAILDAIGGSGNIESLDNCITRLRMTVADAELVDGARLKKLGAVGVVTLDAHNVQVVIGPQVQSVKDAIATMLPVGRS, from the coding sequence ATGCAGAAGACCAAAGCCGCTCTGTGGGAATTCCTCCAAGGGCTCGGCAAGACGTTCATGCTCCCCGTGGCCCTGCTCGCGTTCTGCGGCATCATCCTGGGCATCGGATCCTCGCTCTCCAGCGAGGCGGTCACCGAAAACCTCCCCTTCCTGAAGGCCGAGGGCTTCCACCTCGTCTTCACCTGGATGGCCAACACCGGGCTGGTCGCCTTCTCCTTCCTGCCCGTCCTCTTCGCGATGGCGATTCCGCTGGGGCTCGCGCGTGAGGACAAGGGGGTGGCGGCGTTCTCGGGTTTCGTCGGCTTCGCCGCCATGAACCTCGCGGTGAACTTCTACCTCACCGCGAAGGGCGTCGACCTCGAGGACGCCAAGGTGGTCGAGTACTACGGCATAGCCGATGTGCTGGGTGTGCAGTCCATCGATACCGGACTCCTCGGAGCTGTGGCCGTTGGCATCGTTGTCAGCCTCCTCCACCAGCGCTTCCGTGCGCAGCGCATGCCTGATGCGCTGGCCTTCTTCGGCGGTCTGCGCTTCGTCCCGATCGTCTCGGCCCTCGTCCTGAGCGTGCTCGGGCTGCTCATCCCCCTGGTGTGGCCGACCTTCAACGGATGGATCACCGCCGTCGGTCGCGGCATCGGGCACACCGGTGTCTTCGGGCCGTTCTTCTTCGGCATGGGGGAGGTGCTGCTGCGGCCGATCGGGCTGCATCACATCCTCGTGGCGATGTTCCGGTTCACGGACGTCGGCGGTTCGGGGACCGTCTGCGGTGACAGCGTCTCCGGCGCCCTGAACATGTTCTACGCGCACCTCGACTGCCCGGCCCCTCCGAACACCGCCGTCACCGACGCGACGCACTTCCTCTCCCAGGGCAAGATGGCCTCCTACCTGGGCGGCCTGCCGGGCGCCGCGCTCGCGATCTACCACTGCGCGAAGAAGGAGATGCGCCCGGAGATCAAGGCCCTCCTCGTGTCCGGCGTCGTCGCCTGCGTGGTCGGCGGGATCACGGAGCCCCTGGAGTTCCTGTTCCTGTTCGTCGCCCCGTGGCTGTACGCGATCCACGCGGTCCTCGTGGGGCTCGGCTTCCTGACGGCCGCGCTGCTCGGCGTCTTCATCGGGAACACCGACGGCAACGTCATCGACTGGCTGGTCTTCGGCGTCCTCCAGGGGACGACGACCAAGTGGTACCTCGTGCCGGTGATCGCGGCGGTCTGGTTCGCCGTGTACTACTTCCTGTTCCGCTGGGCCATCACCCGCTTCGACCTCAAGACCCCCGGCCGCGAGGACGAGCCCGAGCAGGACAGCGGGGAGGACGCGGAGCCCGACGAGCCGGCCGGATCCGCCGCGTCCGCCGGACGACCCGCGCCCGTGCGGGAACTGATCGCGGGGAAGTACGACGCGGTAGCCATCCTCGACGCGATCGGAGGGTCCGGCAACATCGAGTCCCTCGACAACTGCATCACCCGTCTGCGTATGACGGTGGCGGACGCCGAACTGGTCGACGGGGCCAGGTTGAAGAAGCTCGGCGCCGTAGGGGTCGTCACACTCGACGCCCACAACGTGCAGGTCGTCATCGGGCCGCAGGTCCAGTCGGTGAAGGACGCCATCGCCACCATGCTCCCGGTGGGCCGGTCATGA
- a CDS encoding MalY/PatB family protein, whose translation MTATPSRAAGEAGRAPYAFDTAVDRHGTWCTQWDYVEDRFGVPGLLPFTISDMDFETAPEIRAALRGRLDHGVLGYSRWRQEDFLSAIVHWYASRHSASVDPGSIVYAPSVMYQVSQLLRLWSRPGDGVVVHTPMYDAFPRTVAAHGRELRECPLDDWDEFERLLALPDTAVLLLCSPHNPTGRVWQADELDRMAGLCARYGVAVISDEIHSDLAHAPHVHRTWVEYGGDGRWAVVTSASKSFNIPALNGSYGIIRDSASREAYLRQLKEADGLSSPAVLSLVGHIAAYREGAPWLDALRDYLAGNLAMVAARLREAFPQLGWEPPHAGYLAWIDLRPLGADDDALQRELVEVEKVAIMPGTAYGSAGRVRLNVGCPRSKAEAGVDALVRALRRLTSVEEVPDPA comes from the coding sequence ATGACGGCCACCCCTTCCCGGGCGGCCGGGGAGGCCGGGCGGGCCCCGTACGCGTTCGACACGGCCGTGGACCGGCACGGCACCTGGTGCACCCAGTGGGACTACGTGGAGGACCGCTTCGGTGTACCCGGTCTGCTGCCGTTCACGATCTCGGACATGGACTTCGAGACGGCCCCGGAGATCAGGGCCGCGCTGCGGGGTCGCCTCGACCACGGTGTGCTCGGCTACTCGCGCTGGCGGCAGGAGGACTTCCTGTCAGCGATCGTGCACTGGTACGCCTCACGGCACTCGGCGTCCGTGGACCCCGGGTCGATCGTGTACGCCCCGTCCGTCATGTACCAGGTGTCCCAGCTGCTGCGCCTGTGGTCCCGGCCCGGCGACGGTGTGGTCGTCCACACGCCCATGTACGACGCCTTCCCCCGGACGGTGGCGGCGCACGGCAGGGAACTCCGTGAGTGCCCCCTCGACGACTGGGATGAGTTCGAGCGCCTCCTCGCGCTCCCCGACACGGCGGTGCTGCTGCTCTGTTCACCGCACAACCCGACGGGAAGGGTCTGGCAGGCGGACGAACTGGACCGGATGGCCGGGCTCTGCGCGCGGTACGGCGTGGCGGTCATCAGCGACGAGATCCACTCGGATCTGGCCCATGCCCCGCATGTCCACCGCACGTGGGTCGAGTACGGGGGTGACGGCCGCTGGGCGGTGGTCACCTCCGCGTCCAAATCGTTCAACATTCCTGCGCTGAACGGAAGTTACGGGATCATCCGCGACTCCGCCTCGCGCGAGGCGTACCTCCGGCAGCTCAAGGAGGCGGACGGCCTCTCCTCGCCGGCGGTGCTCTCGCTGGTCGGCCACATCGCCGCCTACCGGGAGGGAGCGCCGTGGCTGGACGCACTGCGCGACTATCTCGCGGGCAACCTCGCGATGGTCGCCGCCCGGCTCCGCGAGGCCTTTCCGCAGCTCGGCTGGGAGCCTCCGCACGCGGGGTATCTCGCCTGGATCGATCTGCGGCCGCTGGGCGCAGACGACGACGCACTGCAGCGCGAACTCGTCGAGGTGGAGAAGGTGGCCATCATGCCGGGTACGGCGTACGGCTCAGCCGGCCGGGTCCGGCTGAACGTCGGTTGCCCCCGCTCGAAGGCCGAGGCCGGGGTGGACGCACTGGTGAGGGCGCTGCGACGGCTCACCTCGGTGGAGGAGGTGCCGGACCCGGCCTGA